The Candidatus Zixiibacteriota bacterium DNA segment CACCCAGCCCTCTTTTTTTCTCCCGAAATCGGGAAAGGCTTCTTTGAAATGTTCCAGGATATCGCTGCCGACGCCATGAAAGACGGTAACATTTTTAAGAGACTGCTTCAGGATTAATTTCTTGAAAACCGCCAGCCTTCCGCTTAGATATTTGTCTTCGAGTATGCCGTGAATGGTCAGTACGTGGGGAACTCTGAATATCCAGTTTACCAGACCGGTATGAAAAGCCGAGAAGAATCCCTGGCTATGAATTAAATCATATTTGTTTTTGGTAAGCATCCGGGCAACATGGTAAAACAGGACATTTTTGCCCCATATCGGTCGAGCCCATTCGATTTTAATACCTTCAGACGTCATGTCTTTTATCAGATGATCTTTTTCAATACTGGGATTGGCCAGGATGGTTATATCGAATTCATCCTTGGGAAAATAATGATAGTTATATTTAAGATAAGTTCTGATGCCACCCAGGGGCCACATGCATACGATCAGGATTTTCTTTTTTCTCATATCAAACAAAGGTGACGACTGATAGCCTATCTCATCGATTCATGATTTTTATCAGGGCTTCATTGACCGCCCGGGCCATGACCTCATATCCGGCGTCGTTCGGTTCAATAGGGCCCCGGGAGAGGTCGTTCCTTAAGTAACCTGTTGAATCGGAAAGAATTAGGTTAAAATCAATATATTCGATTCCGTTACTGCGGCAATAGGATTTAAGCCAATTATTGAACAGGGCGAGGCTGTCCATTATCGCATAATCGCCAAAGTTGTATTCATCGGATTCAAGACCGTCTTCGCGAAGGGGAATTATTGTGGCCGGAAGTGGTTTTATGGAATTAAAACGAGCCATATCCAGCATACTCATCATGTAATCTTCCATTTCCTCAACCGAAGTTTCCGGCCTGAAATTGTAGGAACTTATCTCAATAACTACCGCCGTAGGTTTAAGTTTGGTAACATCCGGTCTAAACCTTAGAGGAAAGCCCGAAAAGCGCTGGCCGGAAACACCTCTGTTTAGAGCCTGAATGTCAGGGAAATAATGCCTCATATCCCAGTTTTCGATTACCTGACTCCCCAGAAATACGACCCGGCGGGGATTTGATGAATCGGAATACAGCGATTGATTTTCTTTGACGTATCGATCTCTTCGGGAATATTCGCTGGTCACTTTCAGGTATTTGTCCAGAAAGTAGTTAACATTGGATCTGTATCCGGCGGCCCGAATAATGATATAAGGGATCGTCAGGTTCAAAGCCAGGGACAAAACCAGAATTACCTTCCATTTCCGACTCATGATTACTCCCGGGGTTTACTAATAAGCCATAAAAATAGGCGATATCGCCGATTGGGGCAATAAAAATACCCTGTCGGAAAGCAATATTATCCGAATTACCGGTTGACCGATTCAGGGTCATTTTTTATACATATATCGACAATCTAAAAAAAAATCCCATTAAGCCGATATATAGACTGCGTATTTTAGTTATTATCTTGAAACGACTTAAAGAAATATGGGCCAAAAATCTTTTTTTATTTTATTCGGATATAATATATCTTAGATTAAAGGTCGAAATATTCCATAAATGATACAAAGGAATTGATTTTGGAGTTTAATAAAGACAGTCTGAAAATCGATGCCGCGGCCGTTACCGAAGAACTCTGCCAGACCGTTCTTAAACAGATTCGGGGAACCATGAAAAAAGGCGGAGCCGTGATTGGCATATCGGGCGGGATTGATTCCTCGGTGTGTGCGGCTCTATGTGCGCGGGCCCTGGGACCCAAAAGAGTCCTGGGAATAATGATGCCTGAGCATGAATCGGCCGGGGAAAGCCGCGATCTGGCCGAGAAACTGGCGGCTCAATTTGGATTTGAAGCTATTGTGGATGAAATCTCCGGCGGCCTGGAGGGGATGGGGTGTTATCGGCGCCGGAATGAGGCCATCAAAAGGGTTTTCCCTGAATTCGATGAGAAAAAGGATAAGTGCAAAATCGTTATTCCGCAGAATATCCTCGAAAAAGAAACCTTCAACTTTTTCAATTTAACTATCGAAGATAAATCCGGCCGGGAAAAATCGAAACGAATGCCGCCGGATGTGTATCTTCAGGTGGTAGCTTCATCGAATCTCAAACAACGATTACGGATGACCACGCTTTATTATTATGCCGAAAAGAAGAACTGGGCGGTGGTGGGAACCGGCAACAAAGATGAACATATGCAGGGCTTTTTTGTCAAGTATGGCGATGGCGGGGCCGATCTGAAACCGATTGCGCATCTTTTCAAAACGCAGGTTTATCAGGTCGCCGAGGAACTGGGAGTCCCGGAAGAAATCATCAAGAGGACACCGACGACCGATACCTACAGCGCCGAGGTCACCCAGGAAGAATTTTTCTACGGGCTTGATTTTTATCGGATGGATATGCTCTGGTATGCCATGGAGAATGATATTCCACCGGAGAAGGCGGCCAAGGTTATCGGAATTACGGCCGAACAGGCCCGGCGAGGTTATGATAATATAGCTCGAAAAATAAAGGCGACGGAATATTTGCGTATGCCGCCGCTGGATATAAAAGATTGAAGATAATATCATTCGGATAATGCAGGATAGTAAACAACATGTCAGATAGTAATGTCATTCGTCAAAAGCTCAGAGATTTCATTACCGACTCATTTTTGATCGGTAGCGATATCGAAAAAATAGAAGATAATGATTCTTTTATGAAACTGGAGATTATCGATTCCACCGGAGTTCTGGAATTGACATCATTCATCGAAACAGAATTCAATATCAATATCGAGGATGAGGAAATGATCCCGGATAATCTCGACTCGATCAATAATCTGGTGACATTTATTGCCGGCAAAATAAAATAAACAATACCTTTTGAAGACATTTTCCAATGGGGGCGGTTGTTTTTTATCACCCCGGAAGCAATCCATGAAAGTCCATGATCTTTTAAAAATAGGTGCCCGGAATTTTCTCGAAAACCGGGCGGTTGTTCATGGTGACCGGGCGATCAAATACCGGCAGCTACTTGCGTCCGTTGAGAAAGTGGCTGAATATCTCGGGCGATTGCCATTTGATAAAGACACCCGGATTGCCCTGCTGTACGAAAATTCCATCGAATATGCGATTCTGTTTTTTGCCATCTTCCGGGCCGGTTTTGTGGCCGTGCCGCTGGATACTTCCCTAAGGGCAGAAAAACTGAATTTTATTATCAATGATTGTCAGGCCCGGATGCTTATGATTCAGACCAAATTCCGCCGCCATCTGGATATTGTCATCGGCAAGAATTCGCCTCTTGAATTTATTCTTTCCAACAAGAACCTGAATTTCAGTCATGAGCGAATCAGGACTACGGTACTATCCGATCTACTGGGGGGAGTCCCGGAGGAAATCGAGATTGTTCAGCCTGAATCGGATGATTCGGAAATGGCCCTGGATATTGACCGGTTAATGGGTCTGGGGGATCAGATGTCCCCGGAACTGGCGGCCATTTTCTATACCTCGGGAAGCACCGGGGCATCGAAAGGTGTCATGCTGTCTCATCGCAATCTGGTTTCCAACACTGTAGCTACGGTTAAATATCTCGAGTTGACCGGCCGCGACGCGGTCCTGGTGATTCTGCCATTTTATTATATTTACGGTAATTCGCTTCTTTTGACGCATGTTCTGGTTGGCGGGACACTCGTGGTCGATAATCGTTTTCTTTACCCTGAGGTGGTTCTGGATACCATGGAAAAGGAAGCGGTGACGGGCTTTTCCGGAGTTCCATCCAATTTTATCATCCTTTTGAACAAATCGACCCTGGCCGAAAGGAAATTCCCGAATCTTCGTTATTTCACGCAGGCCGGCGGTTCAATGGCCCCCGAGATTATTAAGAAGCTGATGAGTTCTTTTCCTGACAAACAGATTTATATTATGTACGGCCAGACCGAGGCGGCTCCGCGGGCATCGTACCTCCCCCCTGAAAAACTCGCCGAAAAACTGGGGTCGATCGGTATCCCGGTCCCGGGGGTGACCTTGAAAGTGGTCGATGATAATGGCCGCGAACTGCCTGATGGTGAGTCGGGTGAATTGCTGATTTACGGCAATAATGTCATGCTGGGGTACTGGAACCAGCCAGCCGAAACGGCCGAGACAATTCGAGATGGCTGGTTGTACACCGGCGATCTGGCCCGCCGGGATGAAGACGGTTTCTTCTTTATCACCGGCCGTAAGAAAGAAATCATAAAAACAGGTGGAAACCGGGTCAGCGCCAAAGAGGTCGAGGAATGCATCCTGGAATTGGACAAGGTTCATGAGGCGGCCGTTATCGGGATTCGCGATGATCTGCTGGGCGAAGCAATTAAAGCGGTGATTGTCCTTCGTGAAGGAATGACGGCCGATAAAAAAGAAATCCAGTATCATTGCCGGACCCGTCTGTCGGAGCATAAGATTCCGAAGTATATCGAATTTATGGAAGTCATGCCGAAATACCAGTCAGGCAAAATCAATAAGCCACTTCTAAAAGAAATGAGCAACACCTGACCGGATGGCAACGCTTTGAATTAAAAGAAAAAATATATGTGTGGCATAGCCGGATATTTTCAGATTGACGGGCGGAAGGAACCCGATCGGGAATTGCTGGTCAATATGGTTACCATGATTCGTCACCGTGGTCCCGATGAATTCGGAGCTTTTTTTGATGATAAAGCCGCCCTCGGTCAGGCCCGTCTATCGATTATAGATTTGAGTACCGGTTCCCAACCTCTGGCCAACGAAGATGAGTCGATCTGGATCACATTCAACGGTGAAATTTTCAATTATGTCGAACTTCGCCCGGAACTGGAAAAACGCGGCCATCGATTCCGCACCCGGTCTGATACCGAAGTGATTGTTCATGCCTATGAAGAATGGGGTCGGGAGTGTGTCAATCGGTTCAACGGGCAGTTCGCTTTTGCCGTGTATGATCGAAACCGCGAATCACTGTTCATTGCCCGCGACCGTCTGGGTATTCGACCGGTTTTTTATACCATCCACAAGGGGCGGTTTTATTTTGCCTCGGAAATCAAGGCTATTTTCGCCGACCGCAAAATTCCCCGAAAGATAGATTTCAAAGGCCTTGACGAAATTTTTACCTGGTGGACCACCTGCCCGCCCCGGACCGCATTTGAGGATATTAATGAATTGGCGGCCGGATGCTATCTCGAAATCGCCGATGGCAAGGTCAACGGCGGTCGTTACTGGAGTATGACCTTTCCGGAAGTATTCGATAAAAACCGTTCGATCGATTCCTGGGCCGAAGAACTGCATGCGCTTCTGGTCGACTCGGTCCGTTTACGGTTAAGGGCCGATGTCCCGGTGGGCGGGTATTTATCAGGAGGGCTGGATTCCTCGGCTACCACCGCCCTTATCAAAAATTTCACGCCCAACCGGATTGAGACCTTTTCCATTGCCTTCAAGGATAAAGCCTATGATGAATCGGAATATCAGAACCAGATGGCCGATTTTCTCGGGACCAATCATAATCAAATTCATTGCGGCTACCGCGATATCGCCGACAATTTCCCACGGGTAATATGGCACGCGGAAAGACCGATAGTCCGAACCGCGCCGACACCGCTTTTGATGCTTTCGGGATTGGTCCGGCAGAATAACTTCAAAGTGGTCTTAACCGGGGAAGGTTCCGATGAGATTCTCGGGGGATATGATATTTTCAAGGAGGTCTTAATTCGTCGCTTCTGGGCTAGATACCCCGATTCGGTTTACCGACCGTTGCTTCTTCGCAGACTGTACCCGACCCTGCCATTGTCCCCGGGAAAAGCCAGATTTTATCTGGAGACTTTTTATAAGACCGGTTTGTCACAGGTCGATGATTATTATTTTTCACATATTCCGCGGATTAATACCACTTCCCGTATCAAAGGCTATTATACCGACCAGGTGAAAGATCTGGTTCGTGATTATGATTCTGTTTCCGTTTTCGGGCGTGATTTGCCGGATGGTTTTAAAAGATGGCACCATCTGTCCCGGGCGCAGTATCTGGAGGCCAAATCGTTATTGTCGGGATACCTTTTAACATCGCAGGGAGACCGGGTTTGCGCGGCCAATGCGGTTGAAGGCAGGTTTCCGTTTCTTGACCACCGGGTGGTCGAATTCGCGGCGAAAATCCCGCCATTGTTTAAGATAATGGGATTAAAAGAGAAGTATGTTTTGAAAAAGGCAATGCAGAAGGAATTACCGCGGAATATTATCGAGCGGGTAAAACAGCCTTATATGGCGCCCGATTCCAACAGCTTTGTCCAGAATGATTCGCCTGAGTATATTGCCGAGATTCTCTCGGAATCCTCAATCAAACGTGTCGGCATCTTTAATGCATTAGCGGTTAACAAATTACGCGAAAAGTGCGGCAAGCTGTCACATGCCCATCTGTCTTTCAAGGATAATATGTCCTTTATCGGGATTCTATCCACCCAGCTTTTATGGCAATTGTTTATTGATGATTTCAGAGCGCCGATAGGCCTGACACAAAAGGACTTCAAGGTGTGGCACGATAATTCCATGAACCGGTAGCCGGTTTGGTTGTTTAAGAAATGAAATGAGGTCAAGTTTTTTATTTACATTCAACCTGGAGAGCCATTAATTCTTGGTGAATCCTGCCCGACGGGGTTGTGATTTCCGGATGAAAGCAGTAAGATAGAATAAATCAAGCGCCAAGTATAGATGCGGGTGGCCATGAACGAGTTTAACGAAAAGACAGGCATGGATAAGAAAAGCGGTTTTGATATTACCGAGATACTGACTATTTTATCCAAAAGAAAATGGCTGATAATTTTGCCGCTGATTCTGGTGACGGCCGTAACGGCGGCCGGAACTTTTCTTATAACCCCGGAATATGAATCATCCGTCATTATCTATATCGGTAATCCGGTCAAGCTATCGGTTGATCTTCAAAGGTTACTGGGTGGTAATATTCGTGAGGGATATCGCAGTTCTTCCGACCGACAGCTGGAATTGCGAAGTTTGCAAAACGAAATAACATCATCACCGTTCATCAAGCAACTGGCGCAGAAATTAAAGCTGGATCAGGACCCCAATCTGGATAATAAGGCGCTCAAGGTACAGGCCTCGCAACCTAATCTTACCCTGGATCAAATTAAACTGGATTTATTGGTTGCCAACCTGAAGGAGAAAATCGGGGTCGGGTTTGTCGGGAATGATCAGATTGAAATCAAGGTCCAATCGACCGATCCGTTCCGGGCCCGCGATATGGCCCAGAATCTGGGCGAGATATTTATCGAAGAAAAAATGAAACAGGAGCTTGGTTCAATCAGAATGTCGCAGGATTTTTCCTATGAGCAACTGGCCAAGTATGAAAAGGACCTTAATGACAAGATTGATGCCAGAACCAGGTTCGAACGGGAATTTATGAAAGTCCAGATCGACGATCCGGTGGCCTCCGATGAAAATCGAAGGGCTATCAATTCCGAGATTTCCTCGGCCAATATCGATATTGAGTTAAAGAAGGACGAAGAGCGTGAATTACTTGCCAGACTTTCGGCATTGACCAATAAGAAATTTGAATTGAATGAATCATCCAATCTTAAAAGACTGAAAAAAGAACTTGAGACGCATATGAGCTCCATTGGAGATTTGATGCTTAAGCATACCTGGAGCGCGCCCGAAATTCTCAATCATAAGACTCGGATGTATTCCCTGATTGGAGATATTGAAGATGAACACCGGGTCCTGGTAAACAAGCAGTTTGATTCCTACGATAAAGACACGCGCGAGACTCTGGCCAATTTGTTTAATGTCCAATTCGAGTTGGAAACCCTGTATTCCAGAAATAATCAATTGAAACTGGCACTTGATGATCTTCGGGCCAAGGTTGACAGGGTCCCGGAATATCAGGCCCGTCTGGATCAACTCGATCGCGAAATTGTCGCGGCCAGGGATTTACGCGACAAATTCAAGGAACAGCAGGAAAGCTCACAAATTTCCCAGGCATTGTTGCGCGAATCGAAGTACCAGGTCATTGAACCGGCCAAAGTTCCGATGGAACCATTTAAACCCCAGCGCAAAAAAATTGTCATG contains these protein-coding regions:
- the nadE gene encoding NAD(+) synthase, which produces MLEFNKDSLKIDAAAVTEELCQTVLKQIRGTMKKGGAVIGISGGIDSSVCAALCARALGPKRVLGIMMPEHESAGESRDLAEKLAAQFGFEAIVDEISGGLEGMGCYRRRNEAIKRVFPEFDEKKDKCKIVIPQNILEKETFNFFNLTIEDKSGREKSKRMPPDVYLQVVASSNLKQRLRMTTLYYYAEKKNWAVVGTGNKDEHMQGFFVKYGDGGADLKPIAHLFKTQVYQVAEELGVPEEIIKRTPTTDTYSAEVTQEEFFYGLDFYRMDMLWYAMENDIPPEKAAKVIGITAEQARRGYDNIARKIKATEYLRMPPLDIKD
- a CDS encoding acyl carrier protein; the protein is MSDSNVIRQKLRDFITDSFLIGSDIEKIEDNDSFMKLEIIDSTGVLELTSFIETEFNINIEDEEMIPDNLDSINNLVTFIAGKIK
- a CDS encoding acyl--CoA ligase translates to MKVHDLLKIGARNFLENRAVVHGDRAIKYRQLLASVEKVAEYLGRLPFDKDTRIALLYENSIEYAILFFAIFRAGFVAVPLDTSLRAEKLNFIINDCQARMLMIQTKFRRHLDIVIGKNSPLEFILSNKNLNFSHERIRTTVLSDLLGGVPEEIEIVQPESDDSEMALDIDRLMGLGDQMSPELAAIFYTSGSTGASKGVMLSHRNLVSNTVATVKYLELTGRDAVLVILPFYYIYGNSLLLTHVLVGGTLVVDNRFLYPEVVLDTMEKEAVTGFSGVPSNFIILLNKSTLAERKFPNLRYFTQAGGSMAPEIIKKLMSSFPDKQIYIMYGQTEAAPRASYLPPEKLAEKLGSIGIPVPGVTLKVVDDNGRELPDGESGELLIYGNNVMLGYWNQPAETAETIRDGWLYTGDLARRDEDGFFFITGRKKEIIKTGGNRVSAKEVEECILELDKVHEAAVIGIRDDLLGEAIKAVIVLREGMTADKKEIQYHCRTRLSEHKIPKYIEFMEVMPKYQSGKINKPLLKEMSNT
- the asnB gene encoding asparagine synthase (glutamine-hydrolyzing), producing MCGIAGYFQIDGRKEPDRELLVNMVTMIRHRGPDEFGAFFDDKAALGQARLSIIDLSTGSQPLANEDESIWITFNGEIFNYVELRPELEKRGHRFRTRSDTEVIVHAYEEWGRECVNRFNGQFAFAVYDRNRESLFIARDRLGIRPVFYTIHKGRFYFASEIKAIFADRKIPRKIDFKGLDEIFTWWTTCPPRTAFEDINELAAGCYLEIADGKVNGGRYWSMTFPEVFDKNRSIDSWAEELHALLVDSVRLRLRADVPVGGYLSGGLDSSATTALIKNFTPNRIETFSIAFKDKAYDESEYQNQMADFLGTNHNQIHCGYRDIADNFPRVIWHAERPIVRTAPTPLLMLSGLVRQNNFKVVLTGEGSDEILGGYDIFKEVLIRRFWARYPDSVYRPLLLRRLYPTLPLSPGKARFYLETFYKTGLSQVDDYYFSHIPRINTTSRIKGYYTDQVKDLVRDYDSVSVFGRDLPDGFKRWHHLSRAQYLEAKSLLSGYLLTSQGDRVCAANAVEGRFPFLDHRVVEFAAKIPPLFKIMGLKEKYVLKKAMQKELPRNIIERVKQPYMAPDSNSFVQNDSPEYIAEILSESSIKRVGIFNALAVNKLREKCGKLSHAHLSFKDNMSFIGILSTQLLWQLFIDDFRAPIGLTQKDFKVWHDNSMNR